A DNA window from Paenibacillus andongensis contains the following coding sequences:
- a CDS encoding response regulator, with amino-acid sequence MSVYKILLADDEIALRFLLTETLSDEGYAISEVEDGQQAMEQLQKETYDLIILDYMMPERTGVEVCEWLRHSDNANRDIPVILLTAKALDKDKEKAKAAGVTTYIVKPFSPLQLIDTVGQLLQR; translated from the coding sequence ATGTCCGTTTATAAAATATTGCTTGCAGATGACGAAATCGCGCTGCGTTTCCTGCTTACTGAAACTCTTTCTGATGAAGGTTATGCCATCTCGGAAGTTGAAGATGGTCAACAAGCGATGGAACAATTGCAAAAAGAAACCTATGATCTTATCATTCTTGACTATATGATGCCGGAGCGGACGGGTGTTGAAGTCTGTGAATGGCTGCGGCATAGCGATAACGCCAATCGGGATATTCCGGTTATTTTGCTGACGGCTAAAGCTTTAGATAAGGACAAAGAAAAAGCCAAAGCAGCAGGCGTAACCACTTATATTGTAAAACCATTCAGCCCTCTTCAATTAATAGATACGGTCGGACAATTATTACAACGTTAA
- a CDS encoding response regulator: protein MSNTNLEGLKDSKSESDRDARILRQGRKLFVREFEKQLKQLNSLLDTIQLAAVADDLKQFYRIVHTLKGSAPIFGYVRIGKLAEDMVRAWEWTQSMDNDGEELLLAINPIIESAERSIISLREMNMEYDICVTEIQMDEQQEPGGGSLLRSMKSRLLLVDDDEVLRTYLTRRLQLDDCIVDEAADVESAMKLLREHTYDLVTLDLMMHPQSGYELFEFLKEDPTLKWLPLIVLSGRNDLNDKVRCFHLGADDYVTKPFQYEELAARIYGLLKRTRNFEQLAFRDPLTGVFNRRYFDLQIGMELQRIERYPAPISLVFIDIDCFKRINDTYGHHVGDLVLQGLAHLLQVNLRSTDLLARFGGEEFVIALPNTSVEQAFATMQSILHKVRINAVAQYEGQTFSITFSAGVAEWHEGMTVAEWVDKADDAMYQAKQLGRDRIVSASEEDEGSEQRKLTASPQIDKKNLLIVDDDPILRAILTSHLEHLPITITHASDGEVALGLLLANAYDACILDGMMPKLDGFSLLSKIKNDPRLNVRDMKVLMLSGKKKEDDLAKGFQMGADDYMTKPFSLVELEVRVRKLMNFV from the coding sequence ATGAGTAATACGAACCTTGAGGGGTTGAAGGACTCCAAGTCAGAATCAGATAGAGATGCAAGAATTCTTAGACAAGGAAGAAAGCTGTTTGTTCGTGAATTTGAAAAGCAGCTCAAACAGCTTAACTCGCTGCTTGATACGATCCAGTTAGCGGCTGTGGCCGATGATTTAAAACAGTTCTATCGCATCGTACATACACTTAAAGGCAGTGCGCCTATTTTTGGTTATGTCCGGATCGGTAAACTGGCTGAGGATATGGTTCGAGCCTGGGAATGGACGCAATCCATGGATAATGACGGAGAAGAGCTGCTCTTGGCGATCAACCCCATTATTGAAAGCGCAGAACGCAGTATCATTTCACTTCGTGAAATGAATATGGAGTATGATATCTGTGTGACGGAAATCCAGATGGATGAACAGCAGGAACCTGGAGGCGGCTCTTTGCTCAGGTCCATGAAGAGTAGATTGCTTCTTGTGGATGACGACGAGGTGCTGCGTACTTATTTGACCCGTCGACTTCAACTTGATGATTGTATTGTTGACGAAGCAGCCGATGTGGAGAGTGCCATGAAATTATTACGTGAACATACGTATGATTTAGTGACGCTGGATCTTATGATGCATCCTCAGTCTGGTTATGAGCTTTTTGAATTTCTCAAAGAGGATCCAACATTGAAATGGTTACCGCTTATTGTATTGTCGGGACGTAACGATTTGAATGATAAGGTCCGCTGTTTCCACTTAGGAGCCGATGATTATGTGACAAAGCCGTTTCAGTACGAGGAATTGGCCGCAAGAATCTACGGACTGCTCAAAAGGACTAGAAATTTCGAACAGCTTGCATTCCGTGATCCACTGACCGGGGTGTTCAACCGTCGCTATTTTGATCTTCAGATTGGTATGGAATTGCAGCGCATTGAGCGCTACCCTGCACCAATCTCACTTGTTTTTATTGATATTGATTGCTTTAAACGGATCAATGATACTTATGGGCATCACGTAGGAGACCTGGTGCTCCAAGGCTTGGCTCATTTGCTGCAAGTGAACTTGCGTTCCACAGACCTGTTAGCACGTTTTGGCGGCGAAGAGTTCGTTATTGCCCTTCCGAATACATCGGTGGAGCAGGCATTTGCAACCATGCAATCCATACTTCATAAAGTACGTATAAATGCCGTAGCACAGTACGAGGGTCAAACCTTCTCGATTACTTTTTCAGCAGGTGTTGCAGAGTGGCATGAGGGGATGACGGTTGCGGAGTGGGTGGATAAGGCTGATGATGCGATGTACCAAGCTAAGCAACTAGGTAGGGATAGAATTGTTAGCGCTTCGGAAGAGGATGAAGGGTCAGAGCAACGTAAGTTAACGGCCAGTCCGCAAATTGACAAGAAAAATCTGCTCATTGTGGACGATGATCCGATTTTACGAGCGATTCTCACTTCACATTTAGAGCATTTACCGATTACAATTACCCATGCTTCAGATGGGGAAGTTGCGCTTGGCTTGCTGCTCGCGAATGCCTATGATGCTTGTATTCTCGATGGAATGATGCCGAAACTTGATGGGTTCTCATTGTTGTCGAAGATAAAGAATGATCCGCGTCTAAACGTTCGGGATATGAAGGTACTTATGCTTTCAGGTAAGAAGAAGGAAGATGATCTAGCCAAAGGCTTTCAAATGGGAGCAGACGACTATATGACGAAGCCGTTCTCGCTCGTTGAGTTGGAAGTTCGTGTGAGAAAGTTAATGAACTTTGTGTGA
- a CDS encoding conjugal transfer protein TraF has product MSTAVFYHAGCPVCVDAEQSVLGYLDKSKVNVKVVHLGQEPSRIAEAEKLAVKSVPALILDGAVYHINFGASLEDIKKG; this is encoded by the coding sequence ATGTCGACAGCCGTATTTTATCATGCAGGATGTCCGGTATGTGTGGATGCAGAGCAATCCGTGTTAGGGTATCTCGACAAATCGAAGGTTAACGTTAAGGTGGTTCATCTGGGCCAAGAGCCATCACGCATTGCTGAAGCTGAGAAGTTGGCTGTAAAATCTGTACCTGCTTTGATTTTAGATGGCGCGGTTTATCACATTAACTTCGGAGCTAGCCTTGAAGACATTAAAAAAGGATAG
- a CDS encoding MarR family winged helix-turn-helix transcriptional regulator: MLFEPQYRHDNKAARVAMTLFRLTQAIKKMTQSESDQAGLSPAQIQGLLFIYHTRSDVASVGNFADMIGSSHVTAVKIINGLMEKEFVQKDKHPSDKRITLLQLTEKGFVMARRLQDWGSSLEEVMSQMSDEVLDHLELGLGSVASTLQKNGHLVVSEPCLGCMHFQPNIGDGNEPHYCNLIKKYLAHEATLKECPEHTPKLRGE; this comes from the coding sequence ATGCTATTCGAACCGCAATATCGTCATGATAATAAAGCGGCCCGGGTCGCGATGACTCTCTTTCGACTAACGCAAGCGATCAAAAAAATGACGCAGAGCGAAAGTGATCAAGCAGGGCTATCCCCTGCGCAAATTCAAGGATTATTGTTCATTTACCATACGCGTTCGGATGTTGCGAGTGTAGGGAATTTTGCCGATATGATTGGATCCTCACACGTAACTGCTGTGAAAATCATCAATGGCTTGATGGAAAAAGAATTTGTTCAAAAGGACAAGCATCCAAGTGATAAACGTATCACGCTTCTACAGTTAACAGAGAAAGGCTTTGTTATGGCGCGTCGACTTCAAGATTGGGGAAGCTCGCTAGAGGAAGTTATGTCGCAAATGAGCGATGAAGTATTGGATCATCTTGAACTGGGACTGGGTTCAGTGGCGTCGACTTTGCAGAAAAATGGCCATCTAGTCGTGTCGGAACCCTGCCTGGGGTGCATGCACTTTCAACCCAATATTGGTGACGGTAATGAACCGCATTATTGTAATTTGATTAAAAAATATCTTGCTCACGAGGCAACTTTAAAAGAATGTCCTGAACACACACCTAAACTTCGGGGGGAATAA
- the blaI gene encoding penicillinase repressor BlaI, which translates to MKNVPHISDAEWEVMKVLWAKTPCTANEVIEALEVRTDWKPKTVRTLLNRLAQKQAISYSQENRVYAYFPLVSEDECVKSETQSFLKRIYGGAFKPLLVNFLKEEQLSAEEIKELKNILDDKTR; encoded by the coding sequence GTGAAAAATGTTCCCCATATATCCGATGCGGAATGGGAAGTAATGAAAGTTCTCTGGGCTAAGACACCATGTACGGCAAATGAAGTGATTGAAGCTTTGGAAGTCCGAACGGATTGGAAACCGAAAACAGTTAGAACGCTTTTAAACAGATTAGCTCAAAAACAAGCGATTTCGTATTCACAGGAAAACAGAGTGTATGCCTATTTTCCATTAGTATCCGAAGATGAATGTGTGAAGTCAGAAACGCAATCGTTCCTAAAGAGAATTTACGGCGGTGCCTTTAAGCCGTTGCTTGTTAACTTTTTGAAGGAAGAGCAGCTATCAGCGGAAGAGATTAAGGAATTGAAAAATATCCTTGATGACAAAACGAGATGA
- a CDS encoding MOSC domain-containing protein, giving the protein MVQQRILSLNIGMPLRMEYQGKELETGIFKEATEEELFLSFTNLKGDGQADLRYHGGKDKAVCVYPFEHYAYWEDQLNRPLSFGAFGENFTSLGLLESEVCIGDIFAVGSSILQVSQPRQPCHKLAKKFNVTDLAAQVQDTGFTGFYFRVLQEGFVNKTDSVILKERNEHQVTIHFANQLMHHDKGNQNGIQKILAVQGLSDSWFQTLSKRLEGQDHDTTPRMFGD; this is encoded by the coding sequence TTGGTTCAACAGCGTATACTTTCATTAAATATCGGAATGCCCCTCAGGATGGAATATCAAGGGAAAGAGCTGGAAACCGGTATTTTCAAAGAAGCGACTGAGGAGGAGTTATTTCTCTCTTTTACAAATTTGAAGGGCGATGGGCAAGCGGATTTGCGTTACCACGGCGGCAAAGATAAAGCGGTATGCGTATATCCCTTTGAGCATTATGCGTATTGGGAAGATCAACTTAATCGCCCCCTTTCTTTCGGAGCATTCGGCGAAAATTTTACTTCATTAGGATTGTTGGAGTCAGAGGTATGTATAGGGGATATTTTTGCAGTAGGAAGCTCCATTTTACAAGTGAGCCAGCCCCGCCAACCCTGCCATAAGCTGGCAAAAAAATTCAATGTGACAGACCTTGCTGCACAGGTTCAAGATACTGGATTTACTGGCTTCTATTTTAGGGTATTACAGGAAGGTTTTGTGAACAAAACCGATTCGGTTATATTGAAGGAACGGAATGAACACCAAGTTACCATCCATTTTGCGAATCAATTGATGCATCATGATAAGGGAAATCAGAATGGCATCCAAAAAATACTTGCCGTTCAAGGGCTTTCTGATAGCTGGTTTCAAACTTTGAGTAAACGATTAGAAGGGCAAGATCATGATACAACTCCACGTATGTTTGGTGATTAA
- a CDS encoding gamma-glutamylcyclotransferase family protein, which produces MISVFVYGTLLVGESNHYVAEPYVLSVQPGAVRGRLYDVGLYPALALYSDEHAEAHEGIVVGEWFEVTEEGLRAMDILEDYYGPGQSNEYERVWITDVNGSREGWVYIWQDVSGLIEIMSGSWRTK; this is translated from the coding sequence ATGATTTCAGTTTTCGTCTATGGAACGCTTCTTGTAGGGGAGAGCAACCACTATGTTGCTGAGCCTTACGTACTCTCCGTTCAGCCTGGTGCGGTTCGCGGCCGTTTGTACGATGTCGGTCTTTACCCAGCACTTGCTTTGTATAGTGACGAACATGCGGAAGCACACGAAGGTATCGTTGTCGGTGAATGGTTTGAGGTCACGGAGGAAGGGCTTAGGGCCATGGACATTTTGGAAGATTATTACGGTCCAGGTCAGTCCAATGAGTATGAACGCGTATGGATAACTGACGTGAACGGCTCACGAGAAGGTTGGGTATACATTTGGCAAGATGTCAGCGGTCTTATTGAAATAATGAGCGGGTCGTGGCGAACTAAATAA